A region of Epinephelus moara isolate mb chromosome 15, YSFRI_EMoa_1.0, whole genome shotgun sequence DNA encodes the following proteins:
- the gpr137c gene encoding integral membrane protein GPR137C: protein MFSAGEEVNSHLFTSLKESPGAAISPTLELSLTTVYTVLYSFLFVFVYLQLWLILHYGHKRFSYQSVFLFLCLLWAALRTTLFSFYFKNVVQANQLQPLAYWLLYCCPVCLQFFTLCLLNLYFTQVMFKAKAKYSPELTKYKVPLRLFFLCLSIFFLVVNLTCALLVQGALERSESPSDGGIRHAVLARVLINDSLFVLCAVSLAVCIFKIAKMSSANVYLESKGTSVCQATAIGAVVILLYTSRACYNLVVVALSPQDRPSPFNYGWYSVSDQADVQEISGEAYIVFGIILFFWELLPTSLVVVFFRVQRPNQNLAPGGMVNSHSFSSRAYFFDNPRRYDSDDDLSRSINSRSDRASLLSTTPQPGTSSWYGSIQRNGTLTAGVASAPQPPSSTAPLLFAYGNIQSHNHHHHNYYSTPQNNNYHHHHHSNYFSTPQNYYCGSQTYFCTPQN, encoded by the exons ATGTTTTCAGCAGGAGAGGAGGTTAATTCCCATTTGTTTACCTCACTGAAGGAGTCCCCTGGAGCTGCAATCTCCCCAACACTGGAGCTCAGTCTAACCACCGTCTACACCGTCCTCTActccttcctgtttgttttcGTTTACCTGCAGCTCTGGCTCATTTTGCACTACGGACACAAGCGCTTCAGCTACcagagtgtgtttttgttcctgTGCTTGCTGTGGGCAGCGCTGAGGACGACCCTCTTCTCTTTCTACTTTAAAAATGTGGTGCAGGCCAACCAGCTGCAGCCTCTGGCCTACTGGCTGCTCTACTGCTGCCCTGTCTGCCTGCAGTTCTTCACACTCTGCCTACTCAACCTTTACTTCACACAG GTGATGTTTAAGGCGAAAGCCAAGTATTCCCCAGAGCTCACCAAATACAA gGTTCCTCTGCGTTTGTTCTTCCTCTGTCTCAGTATATTTTTCCTGGTGGTGAATTTAACGTGTGCATTGTTAGTGCAAGGAGCTCTGGAGCGCTCTGAATCACCgag TGATGGGGGTATCAGACATGCAGTACTGGCCCGAGTCTTGATCAACGACAGTCTGTTTGTCCTGTGTGCTGTCTCTCTCGCCGTCTGCATCTTCAAGATCGCCAAGATGTCCTCTGCCAACGTTTACCTTGAGTCCAAG GGTACATCAGTGTGCCAAGCTACAGCCATTGGAGCCGTGGTGATCCTGCTCTACACATCCAGAGCCTGTTACAACCTGGTGGTGGTGGCCCTGTCGCCACAGGACAGACCCAGTCCCTTCAACTACGGCTGGTACAGCGTCTCGGATCAG GCCGATGTGCAGGAGATCAGTGGCGAAGCCTACATCGTGTTTGGGATCATTCTGTTCTTCTGGGAGCTTCTACCTACAAGTTTAGTGGTGGTTTTCTTCAGAGTCCAGAGACCCAACCAAAACCTG GCTCCAGGAGGGATGGTCAACAGCCACAGTTTCAGCTCCAGAGCTTATTTCTTTGACAACCCTCGACGGTACGATAGTGACGACGACCTGTCCAGGAGCATTAACAGTAGGAGTGATCGGGCCAG TCTCCTCTCCACAACCCCCCAGCCGGGTACATCCAGTTGGTACGGCTCTATCCAACGCAACGGGACTCTGACTGCAGGCGTTGCCTCCGCCCCGCAACCACCATCTTCCACAGCCCCCCTCCTCTTTGCCTACGGAAACATCCAGAGTCACAATCACCACCACCATAACTACTACTCCACCCCGCAGAACAACAActaccaccatcatcatcacagtaACTACTTTTCCACACCACAGAATTATTACTGTGGGTCGCAAACGTACTTCTGCACCCCACAGAACTAA
- the txndc16 gene encoding thioredoxin domain-containing protein 16 isoform X2, protein MWMCIAVFLLWMRSGGCTEKANTSDLIEYTAADFYEKLHSGKMMFIYFEHQVSPTISLFLVELEKSADALQDYGVLVGKVNCNKELVHTYCTEERALHTAFLFRGGKEFLGFDLDTVFDVNSIVSEVLFAILREEVKYVHTDTDLLAMEKAVRGKKDIVLGYVRSLGTQEHRSMMETAYVYGSKYQFILITGGPVLKHLGVNELSHSSRVWFLHCTTPKSSERCPLTRMRKPLSTLSLHSFLQLMEAPLVTEVYEDPSSVQPPQFPYQQTPQVFLFSRPATKHLDLDTATTLAWRLRGLALLVLVHRQSPAVKTPSEYNAAYRLPEKSSEVKYLTLQVLDEVLELFKNQDKEEEDEDEGVEEDDEDTHFGKLDDEVAMSFYESRGNLLDMDLIIQLTSDNFHATVAQSSLTVVLFYLRWDAVSMSCLSSFIEVAEILEVSSDSDVQMCAVDCGEWTDLCAAQPGGSLPIPFQPITTFPSILLLRPQQTAQHYRGMLGSEALYRFIVLSQPESPALLSTQEEVTSFLQVPHAELAGYKPGRVLGLFRTQTHTGVPLFTEAANSLRGEVLSGLLTDGLAEKWAAEHTVDLPALLVFPSWKTHTHPSILSLSTSAEELLSHINTALLHPLPELTVENLPSFLSLGKALLLLFVGEEEDEIGQRQNQALVEEMRGVVALGGGKMERYLACWIHLGRTPAGMSVLGSYLGSMPPLPALVLTHLPSGDEIYQYPPNTPIVASSVLQWLQRIEGGTESAAGMLGEDSWPPNADFYDFLKAMDMQESNSTQQHPPEGEVEEEEEDEEDVNIEEHVMLKEATDSSSSVPTSDSNPDTHSEL, encoded by the exons ATGTGGATGTGTATTGctgttttcctgctgtggatgAGGTCAGGAGGATGCACAGAGAAGGCCAACACATCTGATCTGATAGAATACACAGCTGCAGACTTCTATGAGAAATTGCATTCTGGAAAGATGATGTTCATCTATTTTGAGCATCAAG TCTCTCCAACCATCTCTCTCTTCTTGGTGGAGCTGGAGAAGTCTGCTGACGCTCTGCAGGATTATGGAGTTCTGGTTGGCAAG GTCAACTGCAATAAAGAGCTGGTTCACACATACTGCACAGAAGAAAGGGCGCTGCACACAGCGTTTCTGTTCAG ggGTGGTAAGGAGTTCTTGGGTTTTGACTTGGACACCGTGTTTGACGTCAACTCCATCGTCTCTGAAGTCCTGTT TGCTATTCTGCGAGAAGAGGTCAAGTACGTCCACACAGACACCGACCTGCTGGCCATGGAGAAGGCAGTCAGAGGGAAGAAGGATATCGTGCTGGGTTACGTCCGCAGTCTGGGAACACAAG AGCACAGGTCAATGATGGAGACAGCATATGTGTACGGATCCAAATACCAGTTCATCCTCATAACTGGGGGCCCAGTTTTGAAGCACTTAGG TGTCAATGAGTTGTCTCACTCGTCTCGAGTGTGGTTCCTCCACTGTACAACTCCAAAGTCCTCTGAGCGCTGCCCGTTGACCCGTATGAGGAAACCCCTGTCCACCCTCAGCCTCCACTCCTTCCTGCAGCTCATGGAGGCTCCACTGGTG ACTGAAGTTTATGAAGACCCCTCCTCGGTCCAGCCCCCTCAGTTCCCCTACCAACAGACCCCCCAGGTCTTCTTGTTCTCTCGTCCTGCAACCAAGCACCTAGACCTGGACACGGCCACCACTCTGGCCTGGAGACTGCGGGGCCTCGCCCTGCTGGTGCTCGTACACAG gCAGAGTCCTGCAGTGAAAACACCCAGTGAATATAATGCTGCTTACAGGCTGCCTGAGAAG aGTTCAGAGGTGAAGTATTTGACCTTGCAAGTCCTCGATGAGGTGTTGGAGCTCTTCAAAAATCaagataaagaagaagaagatgaggacgagggggtggaggaggatgatgaggatACACATTTTG GCAAGCTGGACGATGAAGTTGCAATGTCTTTTTACGAAAGTCGAGGCAACTTGCTGGACATGGACTTAATTATCCAACTAACCTCCGACAACTTCCACGCCACAGTAGCTCAAAGCAGCCTGACAGTGGTGCTCTTCTACCTCAGAT GGGATGCTGTTTCAATGTCTTGTCTCAGCTCCTTCATTGAAGTTGCAGAGATACTTGAAG TCTCTTCAGATTCTGACGTCCAGATGTGCGCGGTCGACTGTGGAGAGTGGACTGACCTCTGCGCTGCTCAGCCAGGCGGCTCCCTCCCGATCCCATTTCAGCCAATCACGACCTTCCCCAGCATCTTGCTGCTCCGCCCCCAGCAGACAGCTCAGCACTACAGAGGCATGCTGGGTAGTGAGGCGCTGTATCGCTTCATCGTACT GAGCCAGCCAGAGTCTCCTGCACTACTGTCCACCcaagaggaagtgacatcattCCTTCAAGTACCTCACGCTGAATTAGCAGGCTACAAGCCTGGCAGAGTACTGGGACTgttcaggacacaaacacacacag GTGTGCCGCTGTTTACTGAAGCAGCAAACTCATTAAGAGGAGAGGTGCTGAGCGGACTGCTCACCGATGGGCTGGCAGAGAAATG GGCAGCAGAGCACACTGTGGACCTTCCTGCACTGTTGGTATTTCCATCTTGGAAGACACACACTCATCCCTCCATACTGTCTCTGTCTACCTCTGCTGAGGAGCTGCtctcacacataaacactgcACTGCTGCATCCGCTG CCTGAGCTGACAGTGGAAAACCTACCGTCCTTCCTCTCCCTGGGTaaagccctcctcctcctctttgtgggagaggaggaggatgagatcGGGCAGAGGCAGAACCAGGCGCTGGtggaggagatgagaggagtGGTGGCGTTGGGAGGGGGGAAGATGGAGCGCTACCTGGCCTGCTGGATCCACCT tggtCGTACTCCAGCTGGTATGTCTGTCCTGGGGTCATACCTGGGCTCAATGCCCCCCCTCCCTGCTCTAGTCCTCACCCATTTGCCCTCTGGAGATGAAATCTATCAGTACCCCCCCAACACGCCTATAGTGGCCTCGTCTGTCCTGCAGTGGCTGCAGAGGATCGAGGGTGGGACTGAATCAGCAGCAG ggatgtTGGGTGAGGACAGCTGGCCTCCCAATGCCGACTTCTACGACTTCCTAAAAGCCATGGACATGCAGGAATCGAACTCCACCCAGCAGCACCCTCCTGAAGGAGAagtggaagaggaagaagaggatgaggaagatGTGAATATCGAAGAACATGTGATGTTAAAAGAAGCGACGGATTCCTCCTCTAGCGTTCCCACTTCTGACAGTAACCCAGACACTCACTCTGAACTGTAA
- the acp2 gene encoding lysosomal acid phosphatase, whose translation MGSTAVLCLLMVASVCGEAAAERNLVYVTVLFRHGDRSPVKAYPTDPHQESDWPQGFGQLSQEGMRQHFDLGQFLRKRYKGFISDSYQRHEISVRSTDYDRTLMSAEANLAGLYPPSGQQVFNPNLQWQPIPVHTVPLREERLLSFPLSDCPRYKQLMNETEHTEEFINVTIKYKDIIELVRNKTGLNKTTVETVWSVYDTLFCESRHNMSAPGWVTPDVMGKLRELKDFGFQVTFGFHKQQEKSRLQGGMLLGEIVKNLSKMAVPDPEQKLKMMMLSAHDTTVAALQASLNVFSGRQPPYASCHIFELYRDDNGSASVSMFFRNNSKVEPYPMQLPGCSLDCPLDDFVRITKLSISDDRDKECQLPAEGRDKEVIISLVVSSCLLLFLIVLLLGIVCWRKDPISNRGYHHVINEEGREES comes from the exons ATGGGGTCCACCGCTGTGCTCTGTCTTTTAATGGTCGcctctgtctgtggagaagctgcagcagaaagAAATCTAGTATATGTGACTGTG TTGTTTCGGCACGGTGACAGGTCACCAGTCAAAGCCTATCCTACCGACCCCCACCAAGAGAGCGACTGGCCGCAAGGCTTTGGACAGCTGTCACAG gaGGGGATGAGGCAGCACTTTGATCTGGGCCAGTTTTTAAGGAAACGGTACAAAGGATTCATCAGCGACTCCTACCAGAGACACGAG ATCTCTGTTCGCAGTACAGACTACGATCGCACCCTGATGAGCGCTGAGGCCAACCTTGCAG GTCTCTACCCACCCAGTGGTCAGCAGGTCTTCAATCCAAACTTGCAGTGGCAGCCGATACCTGTGCACACGGTTCCACTACGTGAAGAGAGG cttctgtcttttcctctgaGTGACTGTCCCCGCTACAAACAGCTGATGAATGAAACTGAGCACACAGAGGAATTTATCAATGTCACCATTAAATACAAG GACATTATAGAGCTGGTGAGGAATAAAACCGGATTGAATAAGACTACTGTGGAAACAGTCTGGAGTGTGTACGACACGCTCTTCTGTGAG tctcGTCACAACATGTCAGCTCCTGGTTGGGTGACTCCTGATGTCATGGGGAAGCTCAGAGAGCTCAAAGACTTTGGATTTCAG GTTACATTTGGGTTCCACAAACAACAAGAGAAGAGCCGGCTGCAGGGAG GTATGCTGTTGGGTGAAATAGTGAAGAATCTTTCCAAGATGGCCGTCCCAGACCCAGAGCAGAAACTAAAAATGATGATGCTGTCAGCG CACGACACCACTGTAGCCGCCCTTCAGGCCAGCCTCAATGTGTTCAGTGGAAGACAGCCGCCATATGCCTCCTGTCACATATTTGAGCTTTACAGGGACGACAACGG CTCTGCTTCGGTGTCGATGTTTTTCCGGAATAACAGCAAAGTGGAACCATACCCTATGCAGTTGCCAGGCTGCTCCCTTGACTGCCCCCTAGATGACTTTGTGAGGATTACCAAGCTCTCTATTTCAgatgacagagacaaagagtgTCAATTGCCTGCAGAAGGGAGAGAtaaag AAGTGATCATCAGTCTGGTGGTGTCCAGCTGCCTGCTCTTGTTCCTCATCGTCCTCCTCCTCGGCATTGTTTGTTGGCGGAAGGATCCAATCAGCAACCGGGGGTACCACCATGTGATCAACGAGGAAGGTAGAGAGGAATCCTGA
- the txndc16 gene encoding thioredoxin domain-containing protein 16 isoform X1: MVATFPHLHKRNVGYDRNSTSKNRAQSNLSSKMWMCIAVFLLWMRSGGCTEKANTSDLIEYTAADFYEKLHSGKMMFIYFEHQVSPTISLFLVELEKSADALQDYGVLVGKVNCNKELVHTYCTEERALHTAFLFRGGKEFLGFDLDTVFDVNSIVSEVLFAILREEVKYVHTDTDLLAMEKAVRGKKDIVLGYVRSLGTQEHRSMMETAYVYGSKYQFILITGGPVLKHLGVNELSHSSRVWFLHCTTPKSSERCPLTRMRKPLSTLSLHSFLQLMEAPLVTEVYEDPSSVQPPQFPYQQTPQVFLFSRPATKHLDLDTATTLAWRLRGLALLVLVHRQSPAVKTPSEYNAAYRLPEKSSEVKYLTLQVLDEVLELFKNQDKEEEDEDEGVEEDDEDTHFGKLDDEVAMSFYESRGNLLDMDLIIQLTSDNFHATVAQSSLTVVLFYLRWDAVSMSCLSSFIEVAEILEVSSDSDVQMCAVDCGEWTDLCAAQPGGSLPIPFQPITTFPSILLLRPQQTAQHYRGMLGSEALYRFIVLSQPESPALLSTQEEVTSFLQVPHAELAGYKPGRVLGLFRTQTHTGVPLFTEAANSLRGEVLSGLLTDGLAEKWAAEHTVDLPALLVFPSWKTHTHPSILSLSTSAEELLSHINTALLHPLPELTVENLPSFLSLGKALLLLFVGEEEDEIGQRQNQALVEEMRGVVALGGGKMERYLACWIHLGRTPAGMSVLGSYLGSMPPLPALVLTHLPSGDEIYQYPPNTPIVASSVLQWLQRIEGGTESAAGMLGEDSWPPNADFYDFLKAMDMQESNSTQQHPPEGEVEEEEEDEEDVNIEEHVMLKEATDSSSSVPTSDSNPDTHSEL, translated from the exons ATGGTAGCCACATTTCCCCATTTGCACAAAAGAAATGTTGGCTATGACAGAAACTCTACAAGCAAAAAT agAGCTCAAAGCAATCTGTCCTCCAAGATGTGGATGTGTATTGctgttttcctgctgtggatgAGGTCAGGAGGATGCACAGAGAAGGCCAACACATCTGATCTGATAGAATACACAGCTGCAGACTTCTATGAGAAATTGCATTCTGGAAAGATGATGTTCATCTATTTTGAGCATCAAG TCTCTCCAACCATCTCTCTCTTCTTGGTGGAGCTGGAGAAGTCTGCTGACGCTCTGCAGGATTATGGAGTTCTGGTTGGCAAG GTCAACTGCAATAAAGAGCTGGTTCACACATACTGCACAGAAGAAAGGGCGCTGCACACAGCGTTTCTGTTCAG ggGTGGTAAGGAGTTCTTGGGTTTTGACTTGGACACCGTGTTTGACGTCAACTCCATCGTCTCTGAAGTCCTGTT TGCTATTCTGCGAGAAGAGGTCAAGTACGTCCACACAGACACCGACCTGCTGGCCATGGAGAAGGCAGTCAGAGGGAAGAAGGATATCGTGCTGGGTTACGTCCGCAGTCTGGGAACACAAG AGCACAGGTCAATGATGGAGACAGCATATGTGTACGGATCCAAATACCAGTTCATCCTCATAACTGGGGGCCCAGTTTTGAAGCACTTAGG TGTCAATGAGTTGTCTCACTCGTCTCGAGTGTGGTTCCTCCACTGTACAACTCCAAAGTCCTCTGAGCGCTGCCCGTTGACCCGTATGAGGAAACCCCTGTCCACCCTCAGCCTCCACTCCTTCCTGCAGCTCATGGAGGCTCCACTGGTG ACTGAAGTTTATGAAGACCCCTCCTCGGTCCAGCCCCCTCAGTTCCCCTACCAACAGACCCCCCAGGTCTTCTTGTTCTCTCGTCCTGCAACCAAGCACCTAGACCTGGACACGGCCACCACTCTGGCCTGGAGACTGCGGGGCCTCGCCCTGCTGGTGCTCGTACACAG gCAGAGTCCTGCAGTGAAAACACCCAGTGAATATAATGCTGCTTACAGGCTGCCTGAGAAG aGTTCAGAGGTGAAGTATTTGACCTTGCAAGTCCTCGATGAGGTGTTGGAGCTCTTCAAAAATCaagataaagaagaagaagatgaggacgagggggtggaggaggatgatgaggatACACATTTTG GCAAGCTGGACGATGAAGTTGCAATGTCTTTTTACGAAAGTCGAGGCAACTTGCTGGACATGGACTTAATTATCCAACTAACCTCCGACAACTTCCACGCCACAGTAGCTCAAAGCAGCCTGACAGTGGTGCTCTTCTACCTCAGAT GGGATGCTGTTTCAATGTCTTGTCTCAGCTCCTTCATTGAAGTTGCAGAGATACTTGAAG TCTCTTCAGATTCTGACGTCCAGATGTGCGCGGTCGACTGTGGAGAGTGGACTGACCTCTGCGCTGCTCAGCCAGGCGGCTCCCTCCCGATCCCATTTCAGCCAATCACGACCTTCCCCAGCATCTTGCTGCTCCGCCCCCAGCAGACAGCTCAGCACTACAGAGGCATGCTGGGTAGTGAGGCGCTGTATCGCTTCATCGTACT GAGCCAGCCAGAGTCTCCTGCACTACTGTCCACCcaagaggaagtgacatcattCCTTCAAGTACCTCACGCTGAATTAGCAGGCTACAAGCCTGGCAGAGTACTGGGACTgttcaggacacaaacacacacag GTGTGCCGCTGTTTACTGAAGCAGCAAACTCATTAAGAGGAGAGGTGCTGAGCGGACTGCTCACCGATGGGCTGGCAGAGAAATG GGCAGCAGAGCACACTGTGGACCTTCCTGCACTGTTGGTATTTCCATCTTGGAAGACACACACTCATCCCTCCATACTGTCTCTGTCTACCTCTGCTGAGGAGCTGCtctcacacataaacactgcACTGCTGCATCCGCTG CCTGAGCTGACAGTGGAAAACCTACCGTCCTTCCTCTCCCTGGGTaaagccctcctcctcctctttgtgggagaggaggaggatgagatcGGGCAGAGGCAGAACCAGGCGCTGGtggaggagatgagaggagtGGTGGCGTTGGGAGGGGGGAAGATGGAGCGCTACCTGGCCTGCTGGATCCACCT tggtCGTACTCCAGCTGGTATGTCTGTCCTGGGGTCATACCTGGGCTCAATGCCCCCCCTCCCTGCTCTAGTCCTCACCCATTTGCCCTCTGGAGATGAAATCTATCAGTACCCCCCCAACACGCCTATAGTGGCCTCGTCTGTCCTGCAGTGGCTGCAGAGGATCGAGGGTGGGACTGAATCAGCAGCAG ggatgtTGGGTGAGGACAGCTGGCCTCCCAATGCCGACTTCTACGACTTCCTAAAAGCCATGGACATGCAGGAATCGAACTCCACCCAGCAGCACCCTCCTGAAGGAGAagtggaagaggaagaagaggatgaggaagatGTGAATATCGAAGAACATGTGATGTTAAAAGAAGCGACGGATTCCTCCTCTAGCGTTCCCACTTCTGACAGTAACCCAGACACTCACTCTGAACTGTAA